The nucleotide window TAGTGAGCCTGGAAGGCGGCTATGATGCTACAGATCCCCTGAAGGTGGACCGCTTTACCATCCATGACGATCATGCCAAAAAACGCTGGCTTAATGTGCCGGAGATTTATACCTACTCCAGCAATATCGGGTCTGCCCTGATGGCCCGGGATGTGGGTGTGGAAAAACAGCGGGAATTTCTTCATAAAATCGGTATGTTTGAGGCACCGGGTATTGAATTGTCAGGGGTGGCCACCCCCCTCCTGCCGCGCCAGTGGGGGGAAGTGGAATCCATGACCGTTTCCTATGGTCACGGCATTGCCATTACGCCGGTGCAACTGGCCACCGGAATTTCGGCAATGGTCAATGGCGGACGTCATATTCCTGCCACCTTGCTGCGTAAAAGTGACAGTGAAAGGTTCCTGATTGCCGGCGGGAACAGTGAGACAATCACACCTCGTGTTATCTCGGAAGAGACAAGCCGAACCATGCGTGACCTGATGCGGCTCGCCGTTGAATATGGAACCGGTGGTGCAGCGGATGTGGATGGCTATTTTGTCGGGGGGAAAACCGGAACTGCGGAAAAGCCTGGGGAAGGCGGCTACCGGAAAAAGGATCTGATTTCTTCCTTTGTCGGTGCATTCCCCATGGATGATCCGAGATATGTGGTTTTTGCCATGCTGGACGAACCGAAAGGCACTGAGGATACATTTTATTTCGCCTCTGGCGGATGGACAGCGGCTCCGCTTGTCGGGGATGTGGTTCGCCAGATTGGCCCGCTTCTGGGGGTCGCGCCGGAAAAGCGCCGGAAACCCCGATATGAAAACTTGATTTTAACCTCTGCAAACAGGGATGAGCACCACTGATGAAGCTTTCCGATCTGCTGAAAGATGCCAGAACCAGATTTTCCGCCGGACTTGTCGTGACCGGGGATGTCGAGGTCAGCGGCATTACGGCCGACAGCAGGAAGGTCGAGCCGGGTTTTGTGTTTGTGGCGCTGCCGGGCCTGACCTTTAACGGGGCCGATTTTATTGAGGATGCCATCGGAAAAGGCGCTGTTGCGATCCTGTGCGTGCCGTCTGCAAGGACGGCAAATGACAGTGTTATCTGGATCACTCATGAAGGTCCCGGTCGGGTTTTCCCCCATATGGTTGCGGCATATTTCCGCCGCCAGCCGGAACATCTGGCGGCTGTCACCGGCACCAACGGCAAAACCTCGGTGGCGTCCTTTACCAAACAGATCTGGGAACATATGGGCCTCAAGGCGGCGTCGGTTGGCACGCTGGGTGTGATTGCGCCGGGCTATAACGACTATACCGGCATGACAACGCCGGATCCCGTGACACTGCACAAGGCCATGAGCGACCTGTGTGACCTGGGCATTGACCATGTGGTTTTCGAGGCCTCCAGCCATGGCCTCGCCCAGCACCGGATGGACGGCCTGAATATTTCTGCGGCGGCCTTCACCAACCTGACGCGGGATCATTATGATTATCACGGCAGTGAAGAAAATTATTTTTACGCCAAAAGCCGCCTGTTCGGCGAGGTGATGAAGCCGGGCAGTACGGCGGTGCTTAACGCGGACTGTCCGATCGTCCGTGAAGTTGCCGATATCTGCTGGGCGCGCGGGCATCATGTGATTACAGTTGGCCGTCTGGACGGCGATATCCGCCTGTTGCACCAGACATCCAACCCGACTGGTCAGGAAATCACCGTTTCCCATGGCGCCAATATCTATGACATCAAGCTTTCACTTGTCGGCAGTTTTCAGGCCTTTAACGCCCTGATGGCGGTCGGGCTGGTGATCGGATGCGGTGGTGACCCGGATCAGGCTTTCAAATCGCTGTCCTATCTGCGCCCGGTGGAAGGGCGCATGGAGCAGGCCGGCCGGCATCCGTCCGGGGCGCGCATCTATGTGGATTATGCCCATACGCCGGATGCACTGGAAACGGCGCTTGAGGCACTGAAACCGCATGTGAGAGGCAAACTGGCGGTGGTTTTCGGCTGTGGCGGTGACCGTGATACCGGCAAGCGGGAACTGATGGGTCGTGTCGCCTGTGAAAAGGCAGACCGGGTTTACGTGACGGATGACAATCCCCGGTCCGAAGAGCCGTCAGCCATTCGGACCGAAATCCTCAAGGGTTGCCCGTTGGCCGCAGAAATAGGCAACCGGGCTGAGGCCATCAGGCAGGCTGTGGACGAACTGGAAGCCGGTGACCTGTTGCTGGTGGCCGGTAAAGGACACGAGCGCGGTCAGGAAATTGCCGGTCAAATACATGAATTCGACGATGTGTCAGAAGTACGTTCGGCCATCGCCAGTCTTTCCGTTGAGAAAAAAGGTCGGGGTACGACATCGGGAGGGGTGCGAACATGACAGAAAATGCCTTATGGACCGGTCGGGAACTGGCAGATGTCTGGAAGGTTGAGATTGATGACAACCTGGCCTGTTACGGGGTATCAATTGACAGTCGCACTGTTGAGGACGGCGATTTGTTTTTTGCCCTGGTCGGGCCCAATTCCGACGGCCATGACTATGTAAAAATGTCCCTCGAAAAAGGCGCTGCCGCAGCCGTTGTTACACATATTCTTGAGGATGTGGACCCGGACCGGCAGATTGTTGTGCCAGATGCGTTTGATGCCCTGGTGAAGCTTGGCAGGGCGGCCCGGGCCAGGGTGGATATTCCCATCATTGCGGTTACCGGCAGCGCCGGCAAGACGGGCACCAAGGAAGCCCTGCGTCTGGCTCTGAGCCGGGACAAGAAGACCCATGCCAGTATCCTGAGCTATAATAACGAAATTGGTGTGCCCCTGTCCCTGGCGCGGATGCCGCGCGATGCGGCTTATGGTATTTTCGAGATGGGCATGAACCACAAGGGGGAATTGGCCAAGCTGGTCAAACTGGTGCGGCCCCATGTGGCTATTATTACCACGGTTGAACTTGCCCACGGCGAGTTTTTTGAGAATGTGGAAGAAATCGCTGATGCCAAGGCGGAAATCCTGACCTGTATGGAAGGCGAAGGCGTTGCCATTCTTAATCATGACAATGACCATTATGCCCGGCTGGAACAGCGGGCCCGGGAAGCCGGCGTCGGCCGTGTGATTTCCTTCGGCAGTGATCCGGCTGCGGATGTCCATATCCTGCGCCAGGTCATGCATGATACCTGTAGCTGCGTGGTGGCAGACCTTTGCGGCAAGGTGATGGTCTATAAGGTCGGCATGCTGGGACAGCACTGGATCATGAATTCTCTGGCGGTGCTGGCGGCGGTGGCCCAGGTCGGCGGCGATCTCGGGCTGGCCGGACTGGCGCTGGCGGAAATGACACCACTCAAGGGACGGGGGAAGCGCCACCGGATCTTTTTCCGCGATGGCAGCGAGGCCTCGTTCCTGCTGATCGATGAAAGCTACAATGCAAACCCGGCGTCCATGCGGGCAGCTCTTGCCGGGCAGAGCCAGGTCAGGCTTAATCATCGCGGCCGGCGGATTGCTGTTCTGGGTGATATGGCGGAACTTGGCGAGGATACGGTCCAGTTGCACGCCGGACTTGCTGATGCCCTTACAGAGGCCGAGATCGACAGGGTTTATCTGGTCGGTGAGAATATGAAACATCTGGCCGACAATATGAATGAACAGATCTATTGTGCATGGTTCAAAAGCCTTGATGACCTTGAACCGGCATTGCTTGGGGATCTGCAGGACAATGACGTGGTGATGGTCAAGGGATCAAACAGCAGTGGAATGTTCCGGCTGGTCGACAGAATGCTTGAAATGGTATCACCGAATATTAAAAAGGCCGTAAGCGCGTAATCAGGACGGACCCAAAATGCTCTATAGTTTGTTATATCCCCTCAGTGACGATTTCGGTCTGTTTAATCTGTTCCGTTATCTGACGTTTCGTACTGGTGGCGCATTGTTTACAGCCTTTCTGATCAGCTTCCTGTGCGGGCCGAGTATTATCGGCTGGCTCAAGGTTCGTCAGAAGAAGGGGCAGCCTATCCGCACCGACGGTCCGGAGGGACATTTACTGACCAAACAGGGAACCCCGACAATGGGCGGTTTTCTGATCCTGCTTGGTCTCACCCTCAGTACCCTTTTGTGGATGGACCTCAGCAGCCCCTATGTCTGGGCCTGTCTGACGGTAACCAGCGGTTTCGGGGTGATCGGATTTCTGGATGATTACCGCAAGATCACAAAATCCAGTTCCGCCGGTGTTTCAGGCCGGGTCAAGCTGCTGCTTGAAATCATAGTGGCGCTGGCGGCTGTCCTGATCATTACCCAGGCTGCGGCCGAAGAGACCCGCAGCATGCTGGCTCTGCCGTTTCTCAAGGATACCATGGTCAATCTGGGCTGGTTTTATATTCCGTTCGCCCTCCTGGTTATTGTCGGCTCCTCCAACAGCGTTAATCTGACCGACGGCCTTGACGGTCTTGCCATCATGCCGGTGATCATTGCCTCGGCGACTTTTGCCCTGATCGCCTATCTGGTGGGCAACAGCATCTACTCCGGTTACCTGCAACTGACCTATGTGCCCGGCACCGGTGAGCTTGCCGTTTTTTGCGCCGCCATTATCGGGGCGGGGCTAGGGTTTCTATGGTATAATGCGCCGCCGGCCATGATCTTCATGGGAGATACAGGCAGCCTGTCCCTGGGTGGCGCTCTGGGAACTGTGGCCGTGATTGCCAAACATGAAATCGTGCTGGTCATTGTCGGCGGTTTGTTTGTGCTGGAAACTGTGTCTGTGATTATGCAGGTGGTTTCCTTCAAGCTGACCGGCAAGCGGGTGTTTCGCATGGCGCCGATCCATCATCATTATGAAAAGAAAGGCTGGGCGGAACCGACTATTGTGATCCGCTTCTGGATCATTGCAGTGCTTCTGGCGCTGGTTGGTCTGGCTACTTTAAAACTGCGATAGGAACAAATTCTGGAATGACCGTTTTTTCCCGGACAGATACAAGTATTCTCAGCGACTGGTGGTGGACTGTTGACCGCTGGCTGTTGATGTCGCTTGCGCTTCTGATCGGGCTCGGCATTGTCATGACCTTCGGGGCAAGCCCGGCCATTGCCGAGAAGCTCGGTCTTGACAGCTTTCATTTTGTCCGCCGACAGCTCCTGTTTCTGACGGTTTCGCTTGTCTCCCTGTTTGGAGTATCATTGTTGCCGCCGCGCATGATCCGCCGTCTCGGCGTCATTATGTTTCTGGTCTGCCTGCTGCTTCTGGTTCTGACCTGGCTGGTCGGGCCCGAGGCCAAGGGCGCGCAGCGCTGGCTCAGGATTGGCAGCTTCACCCTGCAGGCGTCCGAATTCATGAAGCCGGCTTTTATCATTGTGTCCGCCTGGATGTTTTCCGAGGCTCGTAAAAGTCCCGGATTTCCCGGCTGGAAAATTGCCATCGGGCTCTATCTTCTTGTGGTCAGCCTGTTGGTCATCCAGCCCGACTTCGGTCAGACGGTGCTGATCACCGTGGTCTGGAGCGCCATGTTTTTCATGGCCGGACTGCCCATGGTCTGGGTTGGCGCCTTCGTCGGACTGGGGCTGAGCGGTATCGTGATGGCCTATATGTTCCTGCCCCATGTGACGAGCCGTATCGACCGTTTTCTCAATCCGGAAAGCGGGGATACCTTCCAGGTCGATATGGCCATGAATGCCTTCAAGAGCGGAGGCCTGTTCGGGCGCGGTCCGGGCGAGGGCGCGGTCAAGAAAATCCTGCCCGACGCCCATACGGATTTTATTTTTGCCGTGGCGGGTGAGGAATTCGGCATTATCATCTGTGTGCTGATTGTCTCTGTCTTTGCCGTGATTGTGGTGCGCGGCATGGTCAATCTGATGAAGGAAACGGATCTGTTTGTTTTCCTGTCTGTTGCCGGTCTTCTGATCCAGCTTGGCCTGCAGGCCTTTATCAATATTGGGGTTAATCTGGCGGTGCTGCCCAGCAAGGGCATGACCCTGCCCTTTATCAGTTACGGCGGATCCTCGCTGCTGTCTGTATCCATCGGAATGGGTATGGTGTTGGCCCTGACGCGGCGCAACAGCCGTTACGGCCACGCCAATCCGGCAACGGGCTGGAGGCTGGTATGAAACGTCGCCGCACCTCCCATGTTGTGCTTTCGGCCGGTGGCACCGGCGGGCATATGTTTCCCGCCGTCGCGCTGAAGAACGAGCTTTTGCGGCGCGGTCACCGGGTGACCCTGATTACCGATGAACGCGGGCTGGCGTATCGTGAGTATTTTGGCGATGTCAAAATCCTGACGGTCAAAAGCGCGACATTCGCCGGCAAGAGCCTTCTGGGAAAAGTCGGTGCCCTGTTCAAGGTTCTGGGCGGTATCATGGAAGCCCGCTCGATGCTGACCATGCTGCGGCCGGGGGTTGTGGTCGGTTTCGGCGGTTATCCGTCTTTGCCGGCACTCCGGGCGGCTGTCAGTCTTGGCATTCCCACCTGCCTGCATGAACAGAACGCGGTGCTGGGCAGGGTCAATCGCCTGCTGGCAAAGAAAGTGGATGCAGTCGCCCTGTCTTTTGAAAATACCCTCAAGGCGGACTGGGAAAAATATACTTATACCGTGGTGACCGGCAATCCGGTGCGCAAGGAAATCGTCGAGCTTGGCGACCGCACCTATCCCCCCATCGGCGAGGACAAAATCTTCCGCATTCTGGTCATTGGCGGCAGTCAGGGGGCGCGCATTTTCAGTGAAGTGGTGCCGGCGGCGATCTCTACTTTGCCTCGGGCCGTGCAGCGCCGGCTGCAGATTACCCAGCAGTGCCGGGAAGAGGATATTGAGGCGGTCCGCGCCACCTATGCAAACACAAAAATCGCTGTTGAACTTTCGACCTTTATTTCCAACCTGCCGGAGTGTATGGAATGGTCACATCTTGTGATCGGACGGGCCGGGGCGTCGACGATAGCGGAACTGACGGCTTCGGGGCGACCGGCCATTCTGGTGCCCTATTCCCATGCTACAGACGATCATCAGATGGAAAACGCCAAGGAGCTTGTGATTGCCGGCGGAGCGTGGATCTTCCATGAAAAGGAATTCAATCCCAGCGAACTGGCCAAGATGCTGCAGCGCCTGGCGAAAAGGCCGCGGGATGTATGGCGCGCCGCAGAGGACAGTCGCAAGGTGGGTAAGCCCTATGCGGTCAAGGATCTGGCCGACCTGGTGGAACGCCTGGCCTTGGTCAAGGGGGATGCGGGCGTCATAAAAGTGAACAAGCTGGAGAGTCTGATAAAACCTTCGGTAACTGAAGCAGAGAGTGAAACGAGTGAGAGTGAAGAATCCAGGCCGGCCCTTACGGCAGGGGAGCGGTCATGAATAAGAATATCCAGCCCCCCAGCATCGGTCATCCCATCAATATAGGCATCCTGCATTTTGTCGGTATCGGCGGTATCGGCATGAGCGGCATAGCCGAAGTCATGCATAATTTCGGCTACAAGGTGCAGGGCAGCGACATTTCCGAAAATGCCAATGTCAAGCGGCTGCAAAGTCTGGGGATCGACGTCAAGATCGGACAGACTGCGGAAAATTTGGAGGGCGCCTGGGGTATTGTGGTGTCTTCCGCCATCCGGGCCGACAATCCGGAAATGGTCGAGGCCCGGGCCCGCAAGATGCCGGTGATCCGCCGGGCGGAAATGCTGGCCGAACTGATGCGCCTGAAATGGTGCGTGTCCATTGCCGGAACCCACGGCAAAACCACAACTACGTCCATGGTGGCTGCGGTTCTGGATACGGCCAAATACGACCCGACCGTGATTAACGGCGGCATCATCAATGCTTACGGCACAAATGCCCGCCTGGGTGAAGGCGACTGGATGGTGGTCGAGGCCGATGAATCCGACGGTACCTTTGTCAAACTGCCGTCGACGGTGGCCGTGGTTACCAACATTGACCCGGAACATCTGGATTTTTACGGCGATTTTGAAACGGAAAAAGAAGCCTTTCGCACCTTTATCGAGAATGTGCCCTTCTATGGGTTTGCCGCCATGTGTATTGATCATCCGGAGGTGCAGGCGCTGATCGGCCGGATTACCGACCGCAAGATCGTGACTTTCGGTTTTAGCCCGCAGGCGGATATTCGCGGCAAGGGCCTGAAGTTTGTAGAAGGCTGCGCCCATTTCGATGTGGAGATCAGCACCCGCCAGGGGGAGAATGTTGAAATCCTGTCTGACATCATTCTGCCCATGCCGGGTCGTCATAATGTGCTCAATGCGCTGGCGGCCATTGCCGTCGCCCATGAAATGGGGATTGAGGCTGCGGTGATCCGCGAGGCCTTTGCCGCCTTCTCAGGTGTGAAGCGACGCTTTACCCGGGTGGACCAGGTGGACGGTGTGACTATTGTTGATGATTACGCCCATCATCCGGTAGAAATCTCGGCCGTTCTGGCGGCCGCCCGAGAAGCCTATCAGGGCAAGGTCATCGCGGTGGTGCAACCTCATCGCTATAGTCGCCTGAAAAGCCTGTTTGACGAATTCTGCGCCTGTTTCAACAATGCGGATACGGTCTTTGTTGCGCCGGTCTATGAGGCCGGGGAAAGCCCCATTGAAGGGGCCGACCGGGATAGCCTGGTGGAAGGATTGCACCGTTTCGGTCATCGCCAGGTTTCCGCCATTGAGGGCATGGCTGATCTGCCCCTTAAAATAGCCGAGGTGGCTGAGGACGGGGATATTGTGATCTGTCTCGGGGCCGGGAATATTACGTTCTGGGCTTACGAACTGCCGGACGCCTTGCGCGCCCTGAAGGGAAAGGGGGCCTGATGACTGTATCTGCGGCTACATCCCTGTCCTTCACTGACAATTTGCCCCTCGTGCGCGGCAAATATGAATTTGATGCGCCGCTGGCCAGATATACATGGTTCAAGGTCGGCGGCCCGGCTGCGGTTCTGTTCACGCCCGAGGACGAGGCCGATCTGGCCGCCTTCCTGCGCGGCCTGTCCCTGGATGTGCCGCTGCTCTGTCTCGGGGTTGGCTCAAACCTGCTGATCCGGGACGGCGGTTTTGACGGGGTGGTGATCCGGTTCGGCAAGAAATTTGCCCGGATTGACGTGAAGGAAACGCAGATTTATGCCGGTGCAGGGGCGCCCGATATCGCGGTGGCTGCTGCCGCCCGTGACGCCGATCTGGCCGGGTTCGAGTTTTTGCGCGGCATTCCCGGGACCATCGGCGGGGCGATCCGCATGAATGCCGGGGCTTACGAACGGGAAATGGCCGATGTGCTGGTCGAGGCACAGGCCCTGGACCGGGCCGGAAACGAGCATCATTTTTCCCTGACGGACATGGATTACAGCTATCGTCATTCGAACCTGCCGGAAAATCTGATTTTTACCGGCGCGATCCTGCAGGGCACACCGGACCTGAAAGAGAATATCGAACGGCGCATGCAGGAAATTGCCGATGCGCGCGAGGAAAGCCAGCCGCTCAGGACCCGCACCGGCGGCAGCACCTTTAAAAACCCTGACGGTCACAAGGCCTGGCAGCTGATTGACGAGGCCGGATGCCGCGGTCTTCGCGTCGGCGGCGCGCATGTGTCGGAAAAACACTGTAATTTCCTGATCAATGACGAAAATGGAACGGCTGCGGATATTGAAATGCTGGGCGAAGAAGTCCGCCGGCGGGTGAAGGATACATCAGGTGTCGAGCTTGAGTGGGAAATCCGCATCGTCGGTGAAAGCGCGGAGGATCGGTCATGAACAAGCATGTTGTGGTCCTGAAAGGGGGCTGGTCGGCTGAGCGCGAGGTTTCGCTGATGAGCGGGGCGGCGGTGGCCAGGGCCCTGACCAATGCCGGTTACAATGTCACCGAACTTGATGTGACACCCGATGTTTACATGGATCTTGTCCGGATCAAGCCGGATGTGGCCTTTAATGCCCTGCACGGCCGCTGGGGCGAGGATGGCTGCATCCAGGGCCTGCTCGAAATTCTGAAAATTCCCTATACCCATTCCGGGGTGCGGGCCTCGGCCGTGGCCATGGACAAGATCGCCGCCAAGAATATGTTCCGCACGGTCAATATTCCCTGCGCCGAGGACAGGTTGATTTCCGGCGATGAGCTGTTCAAAGCCGATCCCCTGCCGCGCCCTTATGTGGTCAAACCGGCCAATGAAGGATCCAGCGTCGGTGTGGTGATCGTGCGCGAAGGCGATAACCTGACCCCGGACAAGCCGGGTCCCTGGCAGTCTGACAGCCTGCTGATGGCGGAACAGTTCCTGCCCGGACGGGAATTGACAGTTTCCGTGATGGGCGACAGGGCGCTTGCGGTGACAGAGCTTCGTCCCTTAAGCGGCTTTTACGACTATGAAGCCAAATATCAGGACGGCAAAACCGAACATCTGATCCCGGCGCCGCTGGAGGATGAGATGACCGGTCGGCTGATGCATCTGGCGCTGGAGGCCCATGAGGTACTTGGTTGCCGCGGCGTGAGTCGGGCTGATTTCCGCCTTGATGACGGACCGGACGGCGATGGTGTTCCCTATATTCTGGAGGTCAATACCCAGCCCGGCATGACGGCGCTGTCACTGGTGCCGGAGCAGGCCGCCCATCTGGGGATTTCCTTTGAGGAGCTTGTCAGCTGGATGGTGGAGGACGCCTCATGCGATCGCTGATGAAGTTTCTGATCCGGAAAAAAGAACCCCTCAAGCGGGGGGAACGGGAAGTCCAGAGCCTGAAACGCCGACGCCAGAAAGATCTGGTCATCCGCAGTGTGAGTGTCGGGACAATTGCATGCGTTGTGATCCTGTCTGTCTATCTGTGGCAGAGCGGCATGGTTTCAGACGCCGTCCAGAGCACCGGCGAGCGCGTTCAGGAACGGCTGACCGATGCGGGCCTGGTGGTGGCGGAAATCCGCATTGACGGCCAGCAACAGACGGCGCTGGATGATATTCGCAAGGCCCTGGCCATCAGTCACGGGGAAAGCATCATGTCCCTTGACCTCAAGGCCATGCGGGAACGGGTCGAGGCCCTTGCCTGGGTCGAGCATGCCAGCATCAGCCGTTCCATGCCCGATATCCTGACAGTCCGGGTGAAGGAATATATACCGGTTGCCCTGTGGCAGGTTGACGGCCATCTGTGGCTGGTGACCCGGGACGGCAAGCGGATCACCGACCAGAAACTGTCTCATTTTGCCGCACTTCCTATGGTGGTGGGGCGCGGCGCGGACAGCGCCATGCCGGATTATCTGGATCTGCAGGAAGGCTATCCCGCTGTTTTTGAACAGGTTGAAAATGCGGTCCGGGTCGGCGGGCGGCGCTGGGACCTGTTGATGAAACAGGGCATTACGGTGCGACTGCCGGAAAAGAATGTGCCCGATGCACTGGAAAAATTCGCTCAAATGCAGCGGGACGAGAAAATACTTGAAAAGGAAATACTGGCAGTGGATCTGCGTCTTGAAAATAAAACCTACATTCGCCTGACGCCCGGGGAGGCAAAGCGGCGCCGGCTGGCTGCGAAAACCGCCGAAGAGGAACAGATCTGATGGCGGTGTTGCGTGAAAATGTCATCGCCGCGCTGGATGTGGGCAGCAGCAAGATCTGCTGTTTTATTGCCCGGGTCGGCGAAAACGGCAGGCCGCATGTGGTGGGGATCGGGCATCAGGTGTCCCAGGGCATCAAGGCCGGCACCGTGGTCGACATGGAAGAGACGGAAACATCAATCCGCGCGGCGGTGGATACCGCCGAACGCATGGCCGGCGGCAGCCCGATCGAGAATGTCTTTGTGAATATTTCCTCAGGCCAGCCGGAAAGCCGCCATTTTGCGGTGGAAGTGGATGTGGCCGGACACCAGATCAGCGAGGCCGATATCAAAAGGGTGCTGGACGGCGCCCAGGAACATATCCGTAACGAGGAACGTTTTGTCGTCCATTCCCGCCCGGCCAGTTACAGCATCGACGGCGTCAGCGGGGTCAAGGACCCGCGCGGCATGTACGGGGAAAAACTCGGCGTCGACATGCATATGGCGACGGTGGCGGTCAGTCCGCTGAAAAACCTGCAGACCTGTATCAACCGCTGCCATCTCAATCTGGCTGGCGTGGTGCTGTCGCCTTATGCTTCGGGCCTGTCCAGCCTGGTCCAGGACGAACGCGAACTAGGCAGCGTCTGCATCGACATGGGCGGCGGTCTGACCTCGGTCGCGGCTTTCAAGGATGACGAATTTATCTTTGCCGATACCATTCCGCTGGGCGGCAATCATGTCACCAGCGATATTGCCCAGGGACTGTCGACGCCACTCAGTAATGCGGAACGGCTGAAGACCCTGTTCGGCAACTGTTTCCCCCGGGCCATGGTCCGGGACCAGATTGATATCGTGCAGACCGGCGATGACGGCGGTGAATATACCACCACCATTCCGCGGTCGATGCTGACCCAGATTATCGGTCCCCGCATGGAGGAAATTCTGGAGATTGTGCGCGACCGCCTGGTGGCGTCCGGGCTCGACAGTATCGTCGGACGGCGCATCGTCATCACCGGCGGCGCCAGCCAGATGAACGGGCTCGAGGAACTGGCCAAGAAGGTCTTCGCCACCGACAAGTTTGAACGCCACATCCGCATGGGCCGGCCGCTCAGCGTCGATGGTCTGGCGGACGCCACGGCGGGGCCGGTTTTTTCGACCTGCGCCGGGCTTTTGAATTACGCGGCGACGCGGCCGGACGAGGTTCATTTTCACAGCGAAGCACAGCCGATGCTGGGGGTTTTTTCCCGGATCAGCCGCTGGGTGAAGGAAAATTTTTGACGGAAAAGACTCTAATTGGGTTAGAAAACGACTCGAAATGCAAAAAAAACGACTCGGAATGTGTTTTTGTTAGACAGCGTGAATCGCTTAAGGTAAATTATTATTAACTATTTGTTCAGCAACACTGAATCACGGGATTTCAGTGCAGCCAGGAGGCCAGGATGACCATTGAATTTACGACTCCGGAATTGACAGAATTGCAACCAAAAATTTCCGTTTTTGGTGTCGGCGGGGCCGGCGGCAATGCGGTCAATAATATGATTGTTTCCCAGCTTCAGG belongs to Emcibacter sp. and includes:
- the murB gene encoding UDP-N-acetylmuramate dehydrogenase, which codes for MTVSAATSLSFTDNLPLVRGKYEFDAPLARYTWFKVGGPAAVLFTPEDEADLAAFLRGLSLDVPLLCLGVGSNLLIRDGGFDGVVIRFGKKFARIDVKETQIYAGAGAPDIAVAAAARDADLAGFEFLRGIPGTIGGAIRMNAGAYEREMADVLVEAQALDRAGNEHHFSLTDMDYSYRHSNLPENLIFTGAILQGTPDLKENIERRMQEIADAREESQPLRTRTGGSTFKNPDGHKAWQLIDEAGCRGLRVGGAHVSEKHCNFLINDENGTAADIEMLGEEVRRRVKDTSGVELEWEIRIVGESAEDRS
- a CDS encoding D-alanine--D-alanine ligase; amino-acid sequence: MNKHVVVLKGGWSAEREVSLMSGAAVARALTNAGYNVTELDVTPDVYMDLVRIKPDVAFNALHGRWGEDGCIQGLLEILKIPYTHSGVRASAVAMDKIAAKNMFRTVNIPCAEDRLISGDELFKADPLPRPYVVKPANEGSSVGVVIVREGDNLTPDKPGPWQSDSLLMAEQFLPGRELTVSVMGDRALAVTELRPLSGFYDYEAKYQDGKTEHLIPAPLEDEMTGRLMHLALEAHEVLGCRGVSRADFRLDDGPDGDGVPYILEVNTQPGMTALSLVPEQAAHLGISFEELVSWMVEDASCDR
- a CDS encoding cell division protein FtsQ/DivIB, which translates into the protein MRSLMKFLIRKKEPLKRGEREVQSLKRRRQKDLVIRSVSVGTIACVVILSVYLWQSGMVSDAVQSTGERVQERLTDAGLVVAEIRIDGQQQTALDDIRKALAISHGESIMSLDLKAMRERVEALAWVEHASISRSMPDILTVRVKEYIPVALWQVDGHLWLVTRDGKRITDQKLSHFAALPMVVGRGADSAMPDYLDLQEGYPAVFEQVENAVRVGGRRWDLLMKQGITVRLPEKNVPDALEKFAQMQRDEKILEKEILAVDLRLENKTYIRLTPGEAKRRRLAAKTAEEEQI
- the ftsA gene encoding cell division protein FtsA, whose amino-acid sequence is MAVLRENVIAALDVGSSKICCFIARVGENGRPHVVGIGHQVSQGIKAGTVVDMEETETSIRAAVDTAERMAGGSPIENVFVNISSGQPESRHFAVEVDVAGHQISEADIKRVLDGAQEHIRNEERFVVHSRPASYSIDGVSGVKDPRGMYGEKLGVDMHMATVAVSPLKNLQTCINRCHLNLAGVVLSPYASGLSSLVQDERELGSVCIDMGGGLTSVAAFKDDEFIFADTIPLGGNHVTSDIAQGLSTPLSNAERLKTLFGNCFPRAMVRDQIDIVQTGDDGGEYTTTIPRSMLTQIIGPRMEEILEIVRDRLVASGLDSIVGRRIVITGGASQMNGLEELAKKVFATDKFERHIRMGRPLSVDGLADATAGPVFSTCAGLLNYAATRPDEVHFHSEAQPMLGVFSRISRWVKENF